aaggtggaatgagagaaattttatggaaaatttctcgttacccaaAAAGCAAGGcttcaggtggaatgagagaaatcatgaaaaatttctcgttacccctaggaagtcaagacttcaaggtggaatgagagaaatttcatggaaaatttctcgttaccccaagaaaagctAAGGCctcaggtggaatgagagaaatcatgaaaaatttctcgttactcccAAGAAAAGCCGAAAGCTCGAGGTGGAATggagaaatttcataaaaatttttcagTTCCTCAAGAAAAAGCCAAAAgcttcatggtggaatgagagaaatttcatagaaatctCGATTCTCCCAAAAAAGCAAAGAGCTTcgtggtggaatgagagaaatttcataagatttttttatatagggAGGccttacaagaataaaaattaccaaaaatacccccactcaaattcatcctttactttttttctcatttttttactctctgtttttttaacccatcttttcatttttccatatttttcttttcttctcttatttttactcacccttccatttttccctatttttttccttctctctaaattcacccttcatcttttccatatttttttcttctctcttttttttaaattcacccttcattttttttcatattttttttccttctctctaaattcacccttcatctttttccatatttttttcttctctctaaattcacccttcatttttcatattttttccttctctctctaaattcacctttcatttttttcatatttttttcttctctcttttttttaaattcccccttcattttttccatatttttttccttctctcttttttctcacctttcatcatttttttttttttttcctcttttctctcattttttttactcttccttcatttgtcatctcttttttttctttcatcgtATTTTTTACCGAAAATGCCCTTCATCAATAAACTCCTCCATGTCTtgtccaaaacaaaatatcatcatTCCCTCTTCAACACTAGGATCGGCACCCGTAGCTGAAGGACCATTTTCATTCACTGTCCTGCACCTTTTCATTTCCCTCACCACTCACAATGAAAGCCTGAACAGCAACACCATAGGAAACAACCTCATCAGGGTTGAGGCTCTTGCATGGCTCTTTTTCATTGAAGAAATCCTAAGACAACTGATGAGCTTTTAGGAACCCTAATAGAGCTACCAACCAACGCAACATCATGGATATTGTTCTTCTCCATCTCGGCATCTCTCAAACATTTCTCTGCTGGCTCCATACATTTCCTGAACACGTCCATGTTGAGCTCCTCAAACTCTTGAGCTCCTGGACAAAGTGGTTCACCATTTTGTTGTCAAAGTCTTCACTGCCAAGATGAGTGTCCCAGCACTTTCTCTCATTTTAATGAAGACCATAGAGGAGATCTCCTCAGCTGCAAACTGCTCATCCTCATCCTTGTATTGCACAACAACCATAGGCTCGTCATTTGATCCAGGGATAATTTTGAGTGAATGGAACTGGATATCACTTCTGAACAGAAGCATCATTTAAACACTTGAAAACCAATCGCTTGGCGTCGAAGACGGTGTTGATGAGGGCTGGAGGAGGGGCAGCTCGCTTAGCGGCGTCGCCGGTTGGGACCCGGTGAGAAGGGAGACGGGCAGGAGGTTCGGGAAAGGACACGCCCATAAGAGTGCCGAGAGAGGTGCTCCGATCGGGGAAGAAGGAGCTCGTGGACTTGGTGTCGAGATCGGAGGAGGAGACGGAGGAGATGGTCGGCGAGGAGGGGATGGGCTCCGCCTCCACTAGAGCTTGAGCTTGAAGAatcgaagagagagagagagagagagagagagagagagaaacacgaagaagagagaaaagaaacacCTCTAATGCATGCACGTGCATGTATTTTCCCattaaatgcatgaaaagaaatcatatatatatatatatatatatatatatatatttgagagaGAGCATGAAtgtgagagaaagaaagagacacCAAGAATGTGTCTTCATTGCATgcccaaataaataataataaaaaaaggcagCATGCTATGAAAATGGTACCCTTCACGTGCATGGATTTGAAAAGAATGCatataaaactctttttttaaaaagtgggGCCCAGTTCATATGAAAGCATGGATGCATCATGCAGATCATACAAAAATAACATTCATTGCTGCTGTGTATTTTtccttgtatattttttaaaaacgtAATACCTCTTGATCAACCTTCTTCGATCTCCCTTGTCTTCTCCCTTCTTTCTCCTTCCCGCTTTTTCAAtctctttacttgtttttaatttcacttTTCTTACTCAAAAATCTCTCTCTGCTAGTctcctctttttattttctttgtcttttcttcttctgtctttctttttccaaaaccCCCTTTTTTCCCGTCTCTTTTTTTCGATCCGAAAAATTCTCAACACTCGAAGAATCTCCAACTCCCGGGagagactttttatttttgaatttaaaaatttctatccctatccataatctccctttttaatatttatgattatttttatttattatttactatttttaatttccttcttttttttattattattcatatatatatatatatatatatatatatatatatttgaaatttcaaacgaatatatatatatatacacacgcatatatatcttcaaatatataaatatatatatatatattctctttcctcttttttttcctttatatcattattattttttcatttacacccctacttttatttggaataggataatgctccttatctccttttttttgctcctatttgaagtaggagaatatgattcatcattatgatttttatttatctccctttttttgtttgatatgaaTTCAAAGCACAATGCTAATTTCCTAATGGGATTaggaataaaaattttctatataaacacataCATACTCgtttcatttgaaaaattattttgtttgaaatactTTAAATTCTGAGTTTTATTTCTGATATTTATTGTATAATATCACACTAAAGCatgttttagaaattattgagttttgtgatcagtatatatttttgttgtttttagtggttgcttattGAGCTGCTAAGCTCATAAAAAGTTGTTttatccttttcagatcaagagtaagTGCGTGGTGAATAGCTTAGCAGGAACAGTTGATCGAACATCAGTTGGTTAGCATGTAAATAGTTCTTATGTTATGAACCTGgaacttgttatttgtttaaaactttgAATCTTGCACTTTTAGTTTCCTTGGACCATAGTTGTAATCCTGGTTATTGTATTCCTTTAATCCTCTTGTTTTTGTGAAGTAAGCACTTTTGTTAGATGCTTTTTTTTCTAGTTGAGACAGGTactgaggccttgcatgcttaTTTGGTCACGGCCTTTATAGGGCGTGCGGCCGTTTGTCGATGCCTCGGGCTCGGGGTGTGAcattaaaattcaattaaaaacacaaCGAAAGATGCATGACTAACTAAGAAATGAAACAtaaatctattaaaaatatGCTATAATTTACTACTCATCACATATTAACTGGTGTATGGGTTGAGTTGGGCTGGAAATAGGGCTTGCTGAAAAATCCATATGCTCAGTCATATGGGGCATATGCTAGCTTGTATAGTTTTTTTGAAACTCCATATACCCAGTATGAGCCTATATGGTAGCCTATATGTTTATCAAAACACCTTTTTCTCGAATTTCTTTGAATGGGGAAATCATGACAACTTTGCATATGGGACATATGATAGCCATATGAGCCATTTTTAGCTCCAAACTTCTTtattttagcatgaaaacaCCTCCATATGCTTCCTCGTTCAAGGACGATCTTTTCCATGCCCTATAAACCACAATACAATGAATTAAGTACAAGTAGGCGGCAATTTTCATCAAATATGCATGCAGGTGtacatataaacaatataaaataacatatttaaacacttatcTCACAAATCCCCACCCAAGTCTTTTTGGTCTTGAAATGcattctttttaaagaataaatttggGCCTTTCGCTCTCAGTGTCTCACCTTCAACTGCGAGGGTGTCAAGGCCGATAACGGGCTAACATGGCAAATAAGGTGAtgtgttaataaaaaaacagCTAGCGTGTCTTCGACATGGcatttgaagttatatatatacctaaCTAGAGGCTCTAACAAGAAGAAACAACGTTAGACACGATGCAAGCCTAAGAAAGGctgaaaaaaatactttcacTTCAGAACATGTTtctagtttatttttctttttatttatttaatttttttattcaagcaTCTATCATTTAAGCTGACTCAAACTTACAACCCAAATTAGAAACTATTCAAATGGCAATTGAGATACGTTGCAGATTGAGTATCAAACCTAATAATTTCTACTCACACTATGCTATTATAATTAAGATTTGCAGCAAGACGAGAAAAGAGTTTTTTAAGATTATAGAATTCAATTTGTACAATTAAATCTCTTTTGGAGCACTTTCCGTCACTTACAATTGGGACCATTCCAAGGAGAAGCAACGTGACAGTTGATTGTTTAGCCTACTTTAGTAGAAGGAATCCAATGTTGTCTTTGTTCCACAGATCTAATGTTGTTTTGTTTACCGCTTTTGTAATTGCAGCTGTTATCAGTTCATTGagcaacccaaaaaaaaaaaattataagtttgtaACTACTCTGCAACACTAATGACATCTGATGGTTTGACACTGTAAACGCAGGAGAAAATTAGACATTGGcttaattatatcttttaagCCATTTGAAACTTTAAGAAGCAACAAAATACAAGAATGGAAGGACATGACAGACAAGATCAACACAAGAATGAAAGGACTAAATGGTGAAATATGACAAGCAAAAGGCTTCTTAACAAAGAGACATTTTGAATTATTGCTGATATAATAAACTTAGTAATTTTGCTTAATTTATGCAGCAAACAGAACACTATCTTGATGTGCTAATAATAATTTCCTGATTAAGCTTTTTGCCTAAGACCTCCAGCTCAGATCAATGGTCTCCGATTAGCAATAATTGCGGTTAATTTGACTCCAGATCCTAAAAATTGTAGAGCAAAGGTTGGGCCATCAGAGAAGATTTTACATGTTAGCCTTCCTTTCCCATCTTTCCTTTGGATCAAGTCTGCCAATTGGAAAACATAGTACGCATCAGCTATTTCTTAAAGAGAAATTAAGATTTCTGGTTTAGTTAATCTGAACTAAAAAGTCAGCTTTCAAAATGCACACTAAAGAAACTGCTTTTTGTCATAACAAAGAGAACAGCACTGCAACCAGAAAGAAGAAGCTGATGCAAGATTCATATCTAAATCTAAACCGCTGAAGGCAAACTTAATCCACATATTGTGTGAAACCACCCAATAAAAGACAATTCAAGGTGTGGATATGCTGAAAAGAGGGATTAAGATAGAAAACACGCATGGAAAAACTGCCTGTCGGGTAATACTGGGTTGTTAGTCTAGTAACAAAAGCAATGCATTATACTTGGACTTTGGCAATCATCTTTACATGATACTGAGAAGCTGAAACCCAATCTAACTAGAAAGTATGATTTCATCAGATAAATTACTTCAAGTGAGCAGAATCTTTTTTTCAATCTTCACACCCTATTACAAAAACAAAGGGGCTGGTGCTCCCACCAAAGAAAGAAACGAAAAGCATCCAACCATGATTGCATTTTGactaaataacataaaaaaagacAGTCTCAACCTCGTTTTGGAAACACTCAATGCTTTTTGTTATCATCCACATTTTAATGACCTAATTCTCTATTGTTATGAAGTCCAACCTCTACACAGAGAACTAAATTGCTCTAATGGCATTTAACTACGATGACAATTTTAGTAAGTGCAGCCACCCATAGAAATGGGAGGGTAATAGATTAttgcaacaaaaacaaaaatgacaatcaaataatcattattaatataacaaaaaaggCATAGATATTGAAATTTCAGATTGTTTTAAAAACATCTCAGCACAacaaatctatataaaaaacataaaaatctaaCATGATTAACCCTTTAATAACTGATATAAGCTTCAGAGAAACAAAAACATGCACCTAAAAATCATCTAGCAGCAGGCAATTGAAACCCAATTCTTCCTAAAGCCAAAGCTTCCActaggttttttaaaattttaaattcactAGTACACACAAGTTGGATAAGCAAGAATAATATTGTTTAGATTATTCACATAACTAAGATATTTGAACTGACAATATGTCATATGACAAAAATAACAAGTTAAACATTTAACACAATCGCCACATCTTTGATAGGATAGGAAAGGTTTTAGTGATTGATATTATTAGAAATATATGCTGATGGAGAGTTTATAGACACAAATCTGATAATTTGCATGATGTCACAGGTGCATGTCTTCATCAACTTAAGGCATGGATACCAAGAGATCTGTGTAAACACACAGACTAAACaccaattaagaaaaacataaaatccatACCCCCAATACAACTTTTGCCGCTTTTTGATTGTCAGTGTTTCTGCTATTTCATCCTGAATTAACAGAAAGTGCGTTAACtatagttaataaaatataCTAACTGAACAATTAGTAGAATTCCAAgataatttaacaattattaaataaataaatccacaTTAAAATCGCCACCCAATTTCCAGCGAATCAAATTACTTAGAGATAAAGTTTTGAGTAAGCAATCTTTTAATCTGATTGAAATTCTAACTTCTGAATAAACCAAGAATCATTAACTCATGGAGATCAGATAAAAATATGCAGAAACATCCATCAAGTCCTCAATAGTCAATAATTTGAACTAATATAATGAAGGAGCTCAAACTATTAATAACAAATACACCTCACTGAAAAGTGCCCACATCCTATTGGCAAGATACACAGCCAAGTATCATTTTACATCAAAACTTGCATAGAATTCCTATAAGGAAGCCAATCAAATGACCATTCAAATGCCCATTCACTTTCATGGAATTCTACAGAATGATTAAGACAAAGAAACTTaatagatttatttaattatgcgTAGGCAAACATGAAGGTAAGCAGAAAAAAGTTACATGCAGTTATCTTTCTTACCAAACAGGCATTTCCTTTTGAGTTGGAAAGATGAGGTCCATTCATCCTCTCGGGCGGATCATTGGTACCATAGTCCTCTGACTTCTTTACAAATTTAGTTTGTTTTCCTACAAGAATCAGATTGCAAATTGAATTAGATTACGGTAgcagagagaaaaataaataaataaataaaccgcTGAACTGTGGCCATTCAGATTGCAGCAAATTGAAAAGGTTATTGCCAGCAACCTGATTCCTCTgccataaaaaatttatcagcaggaaagaaaaacaagaattaccaaTAGATTTCACTTTAGCATTTGATCTTTCCTTTATCCGTAAGCGTTTCTTGTGCAACTCCTGCAAAATATAAGAATCAATCCACTGAAAAATGCAGTGACCAAAGAATCAGTACtggtgaaaagaagaaaataaaaaaagcatacACCTGATGACCTAGACCAGAATAATGGGTAATAGGCAGGCATCTTGGTTCAATAAAATTACTACAACAGTACACCACTACACAGTACTGTCCATCcgcaaacaaaaatttcaacttATACCACTTTCATAATTCCTAATATACAATAGTTACACATATACAATCAAGATAGCAACAGTAAAACTTGCACAGCATAGACACGCCATAGAATATTGGAGATCCACAAGGCAATATACATTTTATAAGTGATTGAGAATAGAGATAATGCAGAGTATACCACGAGACCGTGAGTTTGAGATTATATACACCACGTGAGCATGCAAATACCGCCCTTAATCATGGCATTCAGCACATACTCAATTACTTCATTAACATTTTGAAATAGCTCTACTTCTTGAGCCCATATAGTATATGAAGCTGCACAACATGTCTCTCTAGCAGCTCAATATCAAACATCCAACAGATCTGCTATACCGCCATAATCCGGTTCATTAAGGATATTCATAGTTAATATCAAATCATTGCTTagtataaattttcattttgcgAACTTCAATATATCCCATTGTTCATACCATTTCGGATCATTAAATCAGAATTTTCagtttcaaataatttttatttaaataaaacccaTTTGACACAGAAAGGTTTGGGAAATGATACAAAGAGTGGTGATGTAAGGAAAacttaagtaaaaataaataaaacatttatttatctGCGTTAAGTTGGCATCATCCAAATTCCCTCCATAGCATCCATGTGCAACAAATCCTGTTTATTGACTAATTTCTTGTCCAATATCCATATTTGCTTGTTTTAATCTTCATTCAAATTTACTTGTATTGAGTATTCTTCAAACCTATTTTCATACAATCACTCAGAATGCATACCTAAAACTCAGACTATCCCAATCAAAAAACGTTAAAGGTATGTTGTCTTCAAATATTCCTTCAAAACAAGCTCCTACAAACCCTTtacctttttcctcttttttttttttaatttgttttgccAATTTGACACCAATGTGTTTTGCTGGCTGTTTAGTTGGGGACCTGACTTGTATCTCAAGTTCTGCTTACGTGAAGCTCATATTTCTCTCTGTCTTATTAACCACATGATTCATTCTGTGATGTGTTAATGAATTTCTTCAAACCAACTTCTCCCAGGGACAAAAAACTACAAGGATACAATAAAAGGCATTTATATCATGAATAACCAAATTATAAGCTTATAGGTCTAACAAATTCCTCTAAGTGATATTTCACCTTTTACATTTCTGTACTATTTGTTAGGAAAGCATGCCAAACGACAATCATCCTAGTGTTAAAAGTTCTTAAATACAATTTAGTTGTCACAATAGAATAAGGAACATATTCCCCAACTTAACGTTATCCTTTGAAGCTCAAAGGAATTGGCTGGAGTGTGCATTATTTCAGTCATGTGGCACTTCCTCAAAGAAATAGATCTTCATTCACAAAAATTTAGAGTAATTTTGACTTGCATacgtaaaagaaataaaaaggatttCAGAGGCTGAACATTCTTTACAAGCAGCTTCTAACATCCTAGTAAAAAATTATGACTGCAAATTGAACACCTCATCAGCTTTTGAGCTTAGATACAAAAAAAGTTGTAACCAGAGATTGTTGTTCAAACTTCAAAGTAACACTAAGGAAcatcatcaaaatccaaatataaaacGAGTAATTACAAACGATCAAtctctaaaataataaattcttgCCATTATGCAAGTTCTTCAGAAGCATTACATGTGCCCAAATAGATGTCTAAGATCTCCAAGGGAAGTGGTAGCCAGAATATTATTCAAAGTGACAATAAGTGGGACatttaaaatccaaataaaagcacataatttgattgaaaaaaaaagtaatgacAAACAACAATTGACTAAGATTTTGGCGCCATTGTTGCAATTTCTTCAGAAAAATTATATGTGCTCAAATCAAAACCTAAGAACTTCAACGGAATACAATTAGAATCGACGCAACACATCGAAAAATCCATATTTCTCAAATTCTCAGGTTTAAACTGCATTAACAGAAAATTGACGAAATTGGTACCCCCACAAAGGAGAGAGGGTCGAGGGTGTACCTTGAGCTTGTCAAGCTGAACTTCTGTGATCCTTGAGGGCTTGGAATCGGCTTGGAATGAAATGCTTGCAGCCAAGGCGGTCTCTCTCCGGGCATCTTCTTCATCGTTCCCTTCCATGGAAGCCAGATCACCACCAAGGCTTGCGACCTGGCAGGTTCTTCTTCTGGTCGGGTTTTAGGCTCTAAAAGGTGTTTAGGTTTAGGAGCCTTGAGCCTAAGGCGTGCCTAACTATGCATCAGATGTAATAAATTGGATTCGCCTAATTCATTGATATCAATTGATTCACACACCAAAACTCAATTCAAAAACTCCAGATCCCCATACTTaacatcattaaaaaatttataaaaaaacacatatatctACAAACACATCATCGCTGGAGATTAAAGAGGACACTAAGAATTAATTCAATGGTATaaacccctaatcacaattatgcatatgaaaatatttactaaactaataaaaatttagagaaaaaaaatacgtAAACGGCCAATAAAATCCCTAGATctaggaaaagaagaagagcaatGGAGATGGAGATCTTGGCACTCACCGATGCGTGCTTGAACTGGGTAGATAGAGCTATCCGGCTATGGAGGAGAAGAAGCACAagaatgagaaagagagagaatcGGCAAGGCGAAAGGAAGGGAAAGGAAGGgcaagggaaaaaaattttatttttctttctttatttatttttggtttaattattgtacaggtccctgtaattatgtactttcggcctttttattctttgtaatatttttaggtacaattaagtccttatatttagTCGAATTAGGTCATTTTAGTCTGCTGTGTAGATGGGCAAGTGTAAATTGCAAGGagttaattgtacctaaaaatattactgTGGACTAGAACGACGGAAttcgactaaatatgaggacttaattgtacctaaaaatattagaaggactaaaagggcagaaagtacacaattttAGGGATCTGTACGATAATTAaacctttatttttttggtgaaatAAAGGTAGAAGTTCCAACttacatttaatattttaaaatatactccctccgtttctttttagttgtcacatttaactaatttacaccaataaaaaaaaatttattaaaattagttgattataaaataatccattacttttcaaaattacccatatttaaaaccccactagtggagaatataatttaatacttagttgattttgttttattgaaaattgtacaagtacattaaattaaagggtaaatttgaaaaaaaaattatttaatgttgcacaaaatttCGAATGTGACAAGtagaaaggaaaagagaaaagcTCCAAAACgtgacaactaaaaagaaatagaGAGAGTATATAGTATGTACTTACGTGAATTCTATCTCTTaaaaaacttcttttttttttaactctcatTTTGAAGGGTTATTTGGCGATTTGTAATAAGTGATTTCTAATAATAATGACTTGGAAGACTAGCCATCCTTCAATCAATAAATTCATAGCACCCACGTAACCcctaaaaaactttttttctgAACTCTCATTTTGAAGGGGTCATTTGGCGATTTGTAATATGTGACATTTCTAGTAGTAATGAGTTGGAAGACCAACCATCAATTAATAGCACCCACTTATCCATTTTTAGCcttttcaatcaatcaattcataGCACCCATCTAACCCCACCTAACCCCATTTATTGTTAGCTCctttaatgaataaattaatagCACTTGTTTACCCAGGCTAGCACTGTGAATGTTTAGGATGAATGCTTAGgatgttgaaaatttttatttttccttaattCTATCTCCTTTGTTAGCTTGCATTGGAAGTGTAGCTGAAATGAGGAATTCTCAGAGGAATTTCTAGGCTTCCATCACATCCCTTCCTACAAATAACCAAGCTTTTAACTGCATTTGTTTCCTTCTTCACCATTTGGTGCCTTCTTTTTTTACGTCAATCTCTTAAAAGGTTGGAGAACTAAAGAGTTGGTGAAGCTCCTTGGTAACCGGTGGTGTGGCTGAAGAAATGGTTTCATCAGCAACTC
This genomic window from Dioscorea cayenensis subsp. rotundata cultivar TDr96_F1 chromosome 20, TDr96_F1_v2_PseudoChromosome.rev07_lg8_w22 25.fasta, whole genome shotgun sequence contains:
- the LOC120251709 gene encoding uncharacterized protein LOC120251709 isoform X2, with product MEGNDEEDARRETALAASISFQADSKPSRITEVQLDKLKELHKKRLRIKERSNAKVKSIGKQTKFVKKSEDYGTNDPPERMNGPHLSNSKGNACLDEIAETLTIKKRQKLYWGLDPKERWERKANM
- the LOC120251709 gene encoding uncharacterized protein LOC120251709 isoform X1 translates to MEGNDEEDARRETALAASISFQADSKPSRITEVQLDKLKELHKKRLRIKERSNAKVKSIGKQTKFVKKSEDYGTNDPPERMNGPHLSNSKGNACLDEIAETLTIKKRQKLYWGAWKRSSLNEEAYGGVFMLK